One Euphorbia lathyris chromosome 1, ddEupLath1.1, whole genome shotgun sequence DNA segment encodes these proteins:
- the LOC136229593 gene encoding cytochrome P450 736A117-like, which translates to MFGLSLSEENVTSSYFPLTITSFFLALSFFFLLILLKWSSFSNKKSGLLPPSPPTFPIIGNLHQFSSCPHRSLRKLAETYGPIMLLHLGSVPALVISSADMAREIMKTHDIIFSDRPKSRVVKIITYDQKGIATAPYGEYWRQMKSISVLHLLSNRRVQSYKNVREEETNSMIEHIKSSSSLPVNLSEILGNTTNNIVCRIALGRKYGEAVGGMSIKDLLRSESFGYFDVGDFIPWLGWVSSAKGLYAKAEKAAIKMDEFLNNLVDEHVAKDNWKAESKNKDFVDVLLWIQKENIAGFPIDKTIIKAILQDIISAGTDTTYTTLEWVMAELLRHPDVMKKLQNEIREMAKSKSEITEDDLHKLPYLKAVIKEALRLHPPLPLLVLRVATQDVKVQGFNIAVGTQVIINAYAIGRDPALWDRAEEFVPERFLNSTIGFNGQNFEFIPFGAGRRLCPGIQFAMSADELALAKLLHKFDWEASKDLDMTETSGMTAKINLPLVAVASPYPSS; encoded by the exons ATGTTTGGTTTAAGTTTATCAGAAGAAAATGTAACCTCTTCCTACTTCCCACTAACCATTACATCCTTTTTCTTAgctttatctttctttttcttactCATCCTGCTGAAATGGTCTTCATTTAGCAACAAGAAGTCCGGTCTACTACCTCCATCTCCACCTACATTTCCGATCATAGGAAATCTTCACCAATTCAGCTCATGTCCTCATCGTTCTCTTCGAAAATTGGCTGAAACCTATGGCCCAATCATGTTGCTTCACCTGGGTAGCGTTCCAGCTCTTGTTATCTCATCAGCAGACATGGCTCGTGAGATCATGAAAACCCATGATATTATCTTCTCAGACAGGCCTAAATCAAGAGTTGTCAAGATAATTACATATGACCAGAAAGGTATTGCCACTGCTCCATATGGGGAGTACTGGAGACAGATGAAAAGCATATCAGTTCTTCATCTATTAAGTAACAGAAGGGTACAATCCTATAAAAATGTAAGGGAAGAAGAGACAAATTCAATGATTGAACACATcaaatcttcttcttccttgccTGTCAATTTAAGTGAAATCTTGGGCAATACTACTAATAATATAGTGTGTAGAATAGCTTTAGGGAGGAAGTACGGAGAAGCAGTAGGAGGAATGAGCATTAAAGATCTATTAAGAAGCGAAAGTTTTGGGTATTTCGATGTTGGGGACTTTATTCCATGGCTTGGTTGGGTCAGTAGTGCTAAAGGTTTGTATGCTAAAGCTGAGAAAGCAGCTATAAAGATGGATGAGTTCTTGAACAACTTAGTTGATGAACATGTTGCTAAAGATAATTGGAAAGCTGAATCCAAAAATAAGGATTTCGTTGACGTTTTGCTTTGgattcaaaaagaaaatattgcTGGTTTTCCTATTGATAAGACTATCATCAAGGCTATCCTCCAA GATATAATTTCCGCAGGTACAGACACTACATACACTACTTTAGAATGGGTAATGGCAGAGCTCTTACGACATCCAGATGTGATGAAGAAGCTTCAGAATGAAATAAGAGAAATGGCAAAAAGCAAATCAGAAATAACAGAAGACGATCTCCATAAACTCCCTTACTTAAAAGCAGTTATAAAAGAAGCTCTACGTTTGCATCCTCCGCTCCCATTACTAGTTCTTCGAGTTGCAACACAAGATGTAAAAGTACAAGGGTTTAATATTGCAGTAGGAACTCAAGTGATTATCAATGCTTATGCAATAGGAAGAGATCCAGCATTATGGGATCGAGCTGAGGAGTTTGTGCCAGAGAGATTCTTGAATAGTACCATTGGTTTCAATGGACAAAACTTTGAGTTTATACCATTTGGAGCTGGTAGGAGACTCTGTCCAGGAATTCAGTTCGCAATGAGCGCAGATGAGCTAGCATTAGCAAAGTTATTGCACAAATTTGATTGGGAAGCATCAAAGGATTTGGACATGACTGAGACCAGTGGCATGACCGCCAAAATAAATCTCCCTCTCGTTGCAGTTGCTTCTCCATATCCATCTTCCTAA